The sequence CGACCAGGACGCCGTCGCGGAGAAACACCACCCGGTCGGCCCAGCCGGCGTGCCGCGCCTCGTGGGTGACCAGCACTCCGGCGGCACCCGCGTCGATCCGGCGGCGCAGCAGGTGCAGCACCGCCTCACCGGTCTGGGAGTCCAACGCCCCGGTGGGCTCGTCTGCGAGGACCAGCCGGCGTTCGCCCACCAGCGCCCGCGCGATCGCCACCCGCTGCTGCTGCCCGCCGGAGAGTTGGTCCGGGAAGCGGTCGCCCAACGCGGGCAGACCCACCTCGGTGAGCGCGGCCATGGCCAGTGCGCGGGCCCGACGTCCACTGGTGCCGTCGAGTTCCAACGGGAGCGCCACGTTCTCCAGTGCGCTGAGACTGCCCAGCAGGTTGAGTTGCTGGAAGATGTAGCCGATCCGGCGGCGACGCAGCTGGGCCAGCCCACGCCGGTCCAGTGCCCCCAGTGGTTGCCCCTCGACCCGGACCTCGCCGCCGGTCGGGCGGTCCAACCCACCGGCGAGAGCCAGCAGGGTCGACTTGCCGGAGCCGGAGGGCCCCATCACGGCGACCAGCTCGCCGGGCCGGACGACCAGGCTGACGCCGCGCAGCGCGTGCACCGCCGCCGGCCCGGCGCCGTGGGTGCGGTGGACGGCGCGTAGCTCCAGCACCGCGTCGTCCGGCCCGCTCACCGTCGCGCCTCCTCGCCGGCCCATCGAGCCGCGTCCCGCACGTCGTCACCGGGCCGGGGAGGGGGAGGTGCCGGGCCGCTGGGCTGGTGCCGGACCAGACTGGTCTCGCAGTGGTCCAGCCACCGCACCTCGGCCTCGGCCTGGAACACCATCGAGTCCAGCACGAGACGCCAGGGGAGGTCCTCCGGCCGGTTGCTGCCGTACTTCAACCGGGTCAGCTCCTGCAGGGCCCGCATCGTCGCGCTGCGTTGGGCCTGCACCACCGACCGGACGTCGACCCCCGGGGTGGTCAGCGCCAGCGCCAGCTTGATCGCCAGCTCGTCGCGGGGCCGGTCGGTACGGCTGATCGGGGTGGCGAACCACAGCGCCAGGTCCGCCCGGCCGGCGTCGGTGATCTCGTACGGGCGCTGCCCGGCCTCGCTCTCCGGCAGCGGGCGCACCAGCCCGTCACGTTCCAGTCGGGACAGCGTGGTGTAGACCTGCCCGATGTTCAGCGGCCAGGTCGAGCCGGTCGACTCCTCGAACGCGGCGCGCAGCTGGTAGCCGTACATCTGACCGCGTTCGAGCAGGGCGAGCAACCCGTGACGGATGGACATGGCAACGGAGTATGCATACCTGGTATGCGTACCGCAACCGGGGCGGATCGGTTCAGGCCGGCCGACCGGGAAACGGGACAGTCAGCGGGGTCAGGCCGGCGGTCTTCCGCCATCGGGTGGCCCGCACGGCGTACTCGACCAGGGCGGCCAGCGCCTGGTCCCGGTCGGCGCCCGTGGTGGACGCCAGGGCCGCCCGCCAGTGCGCGGCCGTGCGCTCCTCCACCTCGGCGGCGAGCCGCAGGGCGCTCGCCCGGTCGATGACCGGGAACGGCAGCGCGTACCCCGCGCGGTCCGCCGGGACCACCCCGCCGGCCGTGGTGAGCTGCACCACCAGCGCGTCGCGCCGGCGTCGGTGTGCGGCCTCCGCCTGGCGTGCCGCGTCCCGGGCCGCTCCGCTGAGCCGGACACCGATCCGTCCGTAGGCGTAGATGGCCGCGTACTCGGCGGAGAGGGCGGAGGCGAGCGCCTCCCCGGCGGACGGCTGCCTCACTTCAGTGCCTCCTGATGGGTGGCCCGGGCGGCGACGATCGACCCGAGCAGTGCGGCCCGCTCCGCGGGCGCTGCGGCGCAGGCGGCGGTGGCGGACTTCTGGGCGGTCTTCTCCAGTGCCCGCAGGGCGGCACGCGCGCCGTTCGGATCGGCCGCCGGGGCGGCGGTCGGCGCGGCGGAGGCCCCCGACGGCACTGTCACGCCGATCACCCGGGCCAGCTCGGTGGCGTGCGCGGTGTGTGTCTCGGCGATCGGGTTGAGCCGGTCGGCGAGTTCGGGGTGCGCGGTGGCGCTCGCCCGGTACGCGGCGGCCAGCGCGAGCGACTCGTCCACCATCGGCCGCAGTGGGTCGGGCGGTGGGGCTGGTTGATCGTCGCGGTCGAAAAGATCACAGCCGGTCAGCGGCGTCACGGCGCCGCCGAGCACCAGCAGCGCCCCGGCACTCAGGAGCTTTCGCCGGGAATGTCCGGATGCTTGGTCGCGCTGCGTCGTTCTGCCGATCCCCACCGGCCAAGTCAACACCATGCGCGCCGCTCCGGGGGCCACCGGCGTCGGTGCGCCGCCCGGTCCGCCGCCGGGCAGGCGCGTTACGCTCTGCGCAACCACCGGCGTGTCCACTCCGGTGGCGTGCCGGCATGGCGGGACGAACGGTCCCCGTCGACCAGGGAGAGGGTGCGGAGATGACGCAGCGTGGCCGTGCCACCAGGCCGACGGGTCGACCCCGCGGTGCCGCGGGTCCCCGCGGTGGTGACCTCGCCGCGCGGCGGGACCGACTGCGGGCCGTGATCGAGCCGGTGGTCAACGGCGCCGGCTACGACCTGGAGGACCTGTCGGTTTCCCGGGCCGGCCGCCGGCACGTGGTGCGGGTGATGGTGGACACCGACGGCGGGATCGACCTGGACGCCGTCGCGGACGTCTCCCGCGCGGTCTCGGCCGCGCTGGACGCCGCGGAGGAGACCGGTGGCGACATCGTCGCCGGCGAGTACCAACTGGAGGTCAGCTCGCCCGGCGTCGACCGGCCGCTCACCCTTCCCCGCCACTGGCGGCGCAACGTGGGCCGGCTGGTCAAGGTCACCGTCAGGGGCGCGGCCGCGCTGCCCGGCCAGCGTGGCGAGCAGCCCGCCGGTGACCGTCAGCTGACCGGCCGGGTGGTCGCGGCCGACGACGAGGGCGTGCACCTGGAGACCGACGACGGCCGCGCCGCCTGGGCGTACGCCCAGCTGGGCCCCGGCCGCGTGCAGGTCGAGTTCACCCGGCTCGCCGAGCTCGGTGAGCCGGACGACGAGTTCGACGACGCGGATGATTCCGACGAGATCGACGATTCAGACGACATCGACGACGAAGATGATGTGGAGGACGAGGAGAGGTGAACATCGACCTCGCGGCGCTGCGCGCACTCGAGCGCGAGCGGGAGATCCCGTTCGACACGATTCTCGCGGCGATCGAGACCGCGTTGCTGACCGCCTACCGGCACACCGACGGTGCCGAACCCCACGCCCGGGTGGAGATCGACCGCAAGTCGGGCGCCGCCCTGGTGTACGCGCAGGAGATGGACGCCGACGGCAGCCTGGTGC comes from Micromonospora vinacea and encodes:
- a CDS encoding ABC transporter ATP-binding protein encodes the protein MSGPDDAVLELRAVHRTHGAGPAAVHALRGVSLVVRPGELVAVMGPSGSGKSTLLALAGGLDRPTGGEVRVEGQPLGALDRRGLAQLRRRRIGYIFQQLNLLGSLSALENVALPLELDGTSGRRARALAMAALTEVGLPALGDRFPDQLSGGQQQRVAIARALVGERRLVLADEPTGALDSQTGEAVLHLLRRRIDAGAAGVLVTHEARHAGWADRVVFLRDGVLVDTTAPLGSVEQLLSGSER
- a CDS encoding PadR family transcriptional regulator, giving the protein MSIRHGLLALLERGQMYGYQLRAAFEESTGSTWPLNIGQVYTTLSRLERDGLVRPLPESEAGQRPYEITDAGRADLALWFATPISRTDRPRDELAIKLALALTTPGVDVRSVVQAQRSATMRALQELTRLKYGSNRPEDLPWRLVLDSMVFQAEAEVRWLDHCETSLVRHQPSGPAPPPPRPGDDVRDAARWAGEEARR
- a CDS encoding ferritin-like domain-containing protein; amino-acid sequence: MRQPSAGEALASALSAEYAAIYAYGRIGVRLSGAARDAARQAEAAHRRRRDALVVQLTTAGGVVPADRAGYALPFPVIDRASALRLAAEVEERTAAHWRAALASTTGADRDQALAALVEYAVRATRWRKTAGLTPLTVPFPGRPA
- the rimP gene encoding ribosome maturation factor RimP — protein: MTQRGRATRPTGRPRGAAGPRGGDLAARRDRLRAVIEPVVNGAGYDLEDLSVSRAGRRHVVRVMVDTDGGIDLDAVADVSRAVSAALDAAEETGGDIVAGEYQLEVSSPGVDRPLTLPRHWRRNVGRLVKVTVRGAAALPGQRGEQPAGDRQLTGRVVAADDEGVHLETDDGRAAWAYAQLGPGRVQVEFTRLAELGEPDDEFDDADDSDEIDDSDDIDDEDDVEDEER